The stretch of DNA ATTGGGACGCAACCGCGTCATGCAATTGGCGCTTACTCGGCTTGTGGAAATCATCGGCGAGGCCGCTAATCGGGTTTCGGAGATAACACGAGCACAACATCCCGATGTTCCCTGGGCACAGATCATCGGGATGCGCAACCGCCTGATCCACGGATAGGACGTGATCGACTACAGTCTGCTGTG from Candidatus Bipolaricaulota bacterium encodes:
- a CDS encoding DUF86 domain-containing protein, which gives rise to MSKRDDVVSLRNMLDHAREAVELLGDAECEELGRNRVMQLALTRLVEIIGEAANRVSEITRAQHPDVPWAQIIGMRNRLIHG